The nucleotide sequence TCAACTCGCGGGGCACCACGGTACTGGTGGCCACGCACAACAAGCAGGTCATCGAGCAGGTCGGCCGCCGCGTAGTGACGCTTGATCAGGGGAAGATTCTGGCAGACGAAGGGCAGGGACTGTGAGGCGGTTGGCACATTTCATACGGGAAGCGCTGGTGAACATCCGGCTGAACTGGACGACGACTGTGATCGCCGTCGCCACGACCGCGTTTACGCTGGCCTGCTTCGGCGTGTTTCTCCTGCTCTATTTGAACCTGCGCGCGGTTGCGACCTCGCTGCAAAGCGATTTCAAAGTGGTGGTCTATGTGCAGGAAAGCGTGCCGGCGCAAGGGGTTGCCCAACTGCAGAGTCTGCTCAAGGCCGATCCAGGCGTGCAAGTGGTGTCGTACGTTTCGAAGGAGCAGGCGCTTGCTGATTTTCGCGCGCAGTTCCCCGCAGATTCGCATCTTTTGCAGGGGCTGGGGGAGAATCCGTTGCCCGCGTCCTTTGTCGTGTCGCTAAGCCCCTCGTTGCGCTCGCCTGACGCGGTGCGGCGCTGGGCTGAGCGCGTGAAGTCCGTGCCGGGGGTGGAGCAAGTGCAATACAGCCGCGACTGGATCGACAATCTGACGGCGATCGTCGGTTATCTAGAGCTCGTGGCGGTGGGTATCGGTACGGTCCTGTCGGCGGCGTCGGCGACAATCATCGCGAGCACGATCCGGCTCACGCTCTATGCCCGGCGCGAGGAAATCGAGATCATGCGCCTCATCGGTGCGACCAGCAGCTTCATCAGGATTCCCTATCTGATTGAAGGAACCATGCTGGGTATGATGGGAAGCGCCGTGGCGCTGGCGATTTTGAAAGGTGGCTTCGAGCTGTTCAAGGTCCGGCTCGGCATGCCGGGACGGTTTCTCGGCATCGATTCGGGCGTGCAGTTTTTCTCTGGCCAGGTTGTGGGGCTGATTGCCGCGGCTGGGCTGATCCTTGGATTTATTGGCAGCTTGGTGTCGGCGTTGGATTTGGAGAAGGCCAAGTGAGGACAGCGGTCTGCTGGGGCGTCATAGCCGGTCTGCTGTGGAGTGCACCAGCGTGGGCGGCCAACGAAAAGACCGATCCGCTGACGCTGAAAATCGAGCGGCAGAAACAGGCGCGCGCGAAGATCCAGAAGGAGATTGAGGACAAAAAGAAATCGTCAGGGCGGGCTGAAAAGAAAATGGAGTCGTTGCTGGAGTCAATTCAAGCGCTGGACGTCCAGTTGATGCAGAGCCGCCTGGATCGGCAGGAGATCGGCCGCAAGCTCAAACTGAAGGACAAGGAGTTAGAGGAAATCAGCGGGCAGCTCTCGCAGTTGCAGATGCAGATAAGTGAGCGGAAACGCTCGCTCCTGGCCCGGCTGCGGGTCCAGTACATGGAAGGACGGACCGGAGCCCTAAAAGTCCTGCTCGCGGCGGACAACTACGCGGATCTGCACCGGCGGTTCCAGTATTTGTCGGCAGTTTCGCAACGCGAATACGAGCTACTGCAGGACTACAAGCACAACACGGAACGGCTGGAGCAGGCTGAAAAGCAGCAAGCCGTGACCCGTGACGCGATGCTGTCGCTCAAGGCGCAGACCGAGCACAAGCTGAGCGAGGTGCAGGAGGGCAAGCGCCGCAAGAATCTCTTTCTCGCGAAGATCACAAGCGAGAAGGAGTCCTACGATCGCATGGTCGGCGAGTTGGAGCGGTCCGCCTTGCGCGTGGACAGCCTTCTCAAGGAATTGCTGGAGCAGCGGGCCAAGATGGCGACGGCCCAGGTCAGGCAGAAGGCCGGCAAGGCGCACACGTTGCTCGGGCAGTTTCTCTGGCCCACGGACGGGGACGTCATTGGGCACTTTGGACGACAGAAGCACCCGCAGTTCAACACTTATGTCTATCGCAAGGGGATCGACATTCGCGCCCCGGAGGGCAGCGGCATCAAGGCGGTTATGGCCGGCTCGGTGGCCTTTGCCGACTGGCTCAAGGGATATGGGCTGGTCGTCATTTTGGATCATGCAAACGGATTCTTTTCGTTGTATGCTCATGCGTCGGCTCTGGTCGTTAAATCAGGCGAACACGTGCAATCGGGACAGGTTATCGGCACGACGGGTGATACGGGGATGACGAAAGACGACACCCTTTATTTCGAGTTGCGGGAAGGCGCCGAGCCGGTGGATCCGCTGATCTGGCTCGCAAAGCGCAAGTAAGTTCGACGGAAAGGAACCGGTTACATGGAACAGGGGCAATCGCGGCGCACTTGGTGGTTGATCGCAGTCATGACGCTGTGTCTCGGCGTGCTTATTGGCAAGGGGTGGGAGCGGACGGGCCACGCGACTGAGACCTACGAAGAGCTCAAAACCTTCGCTGAAGTGCTGAGCCAAATCCAGAAACACTATGTGGACGAGGTGAAGATCAAGAGTCTTGTCCAGGGCGCGATGCGCGGCATGCTCTCCACGCTGGATCCGCACTCCGCGTATATGACGCCGGAGATGTACAAGGAGATTCAGGTCGAGACCAAAGGCGAGTTCGGCGGTGTGGGCATCCAGATCGGCGTGAAGGAGAATCGCCTCGCGGTGATCGCGCCGATTGAGGGCACGCCGGCCTACAAGGCGGGTATCAAGGCCGGTGACTTCATCATCAAGGTGGATGACGAACCGACTAAGGACATGACGCTGCTGGACGCCGTACAGCGTATGCGAGGGCTGAAGGGGACGAGTGTCACGCTGACCGTGCAGCGGGAAGGTACACTCGATCCGCTCGTGTTTCCGCTCGTCCGCGCCACCATCAAGATCGAGAGTGTGCGGTTTAAGGCCATCGACAACACGATTGGCTACATCCGGCTGACGCAATTCCAGGAGGCCTCTGGGCGGGATCTCGCTAAGGCGCTCAAGCAGTTTCACGAGCAAAAGTTGCAGTCGCTGGTGCTGGATCTGCGCAATAATCCTGGCGGGCTCCTGACGGCGGCGGTGGAAGTCTCGGAGCAGTTTGTCGGCAACAGCAAGCTGATCGTCTACATCAAGGGACGAGACGGACGGAAGGATGAGTATTTCTCCAAGACAAAGGATGCGCTCGATGACTATCCGATGATCGTGATGGTTAACGAGGGCTCAGCCAGCGCATCGGAAATCGTCGCCGGCGCGCTGCAAGACTGGGGACGGGCGGTGGTGCTCGGGACAACCTCCTTCGGGAAGGGGTCCGTGCAGACGATCCTTCCCCTATCAGACGGATCAGGTCTCCGGCTGACGACGGCCAAATACTACACGCCTAAGGGGCGATCCATTCAATCTACGGGCATTACGCCGGACATCACGGTCAAGTCGCAACCGGCCGTCACAGCTAAGGTGGGCGACAAGGATGCCAAGGACGGTGAGGCCAAGGCAAAGGTGCCAGCTTCAAAAGACGTGCCGCCAGCCAAGTCGGACAAGGATGTCGCGCCGAAGAGCACCGGCGCGCCGGCCGATTTCGGTGAGGTCCCGATCGAGGAAGATGCCCAGCTTCAAAAAGCGGTCGAGCTGCTCAAGACGTGGAAGATCTTTAAGGAGCTCAAGCCGACGGGTGCGTCAGCGCCCACACAGGCACAATCCTGACGGAGACGTCGTATCGTCTGAATTGGAGGGGGGCGCGAAACCGCTCATCATGCGAACGCCGGCCCTAGTCATTAGCACGCCCATGCTGCTTTCGCCGCCAGCCTCTTCCAGCAAGCCGTAGCGGGGCGGTACCGTGACACCGGCAGGCTCCGTGCCGCTTGCGGACGAGCGCTGAAAATCCTCGTCACTCGAGTTCATGCTGGCGCAAGGCCTTAATCGCCGCTAACAGCGACGGCTCTGTGATTGTGGCCCCGGGCAGGGTGCGGAGCAGGTGTGAGCGCACCAGTGTTTCCAGGTCGTCGAGCGTGCGAATGCCCAGCCCTCCGTAGAGATACTGGACAAGACTTTCGGACAGGCCTGGCAGCTTGGCCCAGGCAGCCACCTCAGGTGGCAGTGGTACGGCCGGCGCGCTCTGGCTTAGGATGGTGCCCGTTGCCAGAAACTCTTCGATTTTGGCCGACAAGTCCCGTCCGATTCCGGGCAGTGATTGCAGTTCACCCCGCCTCGCCACAGCGGCCACATCCTCGGTGAGACTGAGTAGGGTCACTGCCGCACGCCGATAGGCACGGACACGGTGTGGGTTGGCATTCTCTGCCGCCAGCGTATCCGCGAAAGCGTGAAATAGGTCGGCAACTTGGCGATTTCGTTCCAACATCACCCTATATATAGTCAGGATGGAGCAGCACAGTCCAGTCCGTCTGGCCCAGGCCGACAGGCCAGAAGGCCAATTGACAAGGCGTTTGAGCGTCTCGTACGATGCCCGCGTGATTCTATGCACGTCCAGGTAAACGGAGAATCGCGTACGCTGGCAGCCGGCCTGACGGTGGCGGGCCTGCTCAAGGAACTCGACATCACATCGGACCGCGTAGCGGTAGAGTTGAATCGGAATATTCTGGATCGTGGCGAGTTCGAACGGCGCAGCCTACAGGAGGGCGACCACATCGAAATCATCAGTTTTATCGGGGGAGGCGGTCACTAACATGGCGGACGATCAGCTGGTCATCGGCGGGCGCGCATTCAAGTCTCGCCTGTGGGTGGGGACGGGCAAGTACAAAAACTTCGTCGAAACAAAGAAGGCCATCGAGGCCTCTGGCGC is from Nitrospira sp. and encodes:
- the thiS gene encoding sulfur carrier protein ThiS: MHVQVNGESRTLAAGLTVAGLLKELDITSDRVAVELNRNILDRGEFERRSLQEGDHIEIISFIGGGGH
- a CDS encoding histidinol-phosphatase, whose product is MLERNRQVADLFHAFADTLAAENANPHRVRAYRRAAVTLLSLTEDVAAVARRGELQSLPGIGRDLSAKIEEFLATGTILSQSAPAVPLPPEVAAWAKLPGLSESLVQYLYGGLGIRTLDDLETLVRSHLLRTLPGATITEPSLLAAIKALRQHELE
- a CDS encoding ABC transporter permease, with protein sequence MRRLAHFIREALVNIRLNWTTTVIAVATTAFTLACFGVFLLLYLNLRAVATSLQSDFKVVVYVQESVPAQGVAQLQSLLKADPGVQVVSYVSKEQALADFRAQFPADSHLLQGLGENPLPASFVVSLSPSLRSPDAVRRWAERVKSVPGVEQVQYSRDWIDNLTAIVGYLELVAVGIGTVLSAASATIIASTIRLTLYARREEIEIMRLIGATSSFIRIPYLIEGTMLGMMGSAVALAILKGGFELFKVRLGMPGRFLGIDSGVQFFSGQVVGLIAAAGLILGFIGSLVSALDLEKAK
- a CDS encoding S41 family peptidase — translated: MEQGQSRRTWWLIAVMTLCLGVLIGKGWERTGHATETYEELKTFAEVLSQIQKHYVDEVKIKSLVQGAMRGMLSTLDPHSAYMTPEMYKEIQVETKGEFGGVGIQIGVKENRLAVIAPIEGTPAYKAGIKAGDFIIKVDDEPTKDMTLLDAVQRMRGLKGTSVTLTVQREGTLDPLVFPLVRATIKIESVRFKAIDNTIGYIRLTQFQEASGRDLAKALKQFHEQKLQSLVLDLRNNPGGLLTAAVEVSEQFVGNSKLIVYIKGRDGRKDEYFSKTKDALDDYPMIVMVNEGSASASEIVAGALQDWGRAVVLGTTSFGKGSVQTILPLSDGSGLRLTTAKYYTPKGRSIQSTGITPDITVKSQPAVTAKVGDKDAKDGEAKAKVPASKDVPPAKSDKDVAPKSTGAPADFGEVPIEEDAQLQKAVELLKTWKIFKELKPTGASAPTQAQS